In Sulfolobales archaeon, the sequence ATTATGATAGGATTCACTAAAGCTGGTAAGACAGCTATACTTGCAAGGCTTACAAATGCCCGTGTAACCCCATCAGAGATACCATATGCCACTAAGGTTCCGACACCTGGCATGCTTGAGTACCAAGATATACAGTTCCAGCTCGTTGAGGCTCCATCGATAATCAGAGAAGATCCTGGTTCTAGATGGAATAGAAGATCTATAGGGCTTCTCAGAAATGCTGATGGAGCCATCATAGTTGTAGATCTCTCCCAAGATCCTGTTGGTGATTATAGAGAATTGGTTGATATGCTTGAAGAGGAGGATATAAAGATCAAGAGGCCAAAAGGCTTTGTAGTAGTTGAGAAGAGCCAGGGATCCCCTGGGATAAGGATTATATATCACGGCAAACTTGTAGATGGGACTGGGGAGGATGTTAAGAGGATCCTTGAGGGATATAGAATATACAGAGCCACAGTAAAGATCTATGGGGAAGCTACTTTAGAAGATGTTGAGAACTCGATCCTAGGAACCACTATCTATAGACCTGCTATAGTTATTGGTAATAAAGCAGATCTTGATGATGGGAGCAGGTGTAGAGAGTTGAGGGAAGCAGTTGACAGAGAGATCCCAGTAATCTGTGGCTCCGCCCTAACAGGTAGTGGGTTTGAAACCCTCGGAAGAATTATATTTGATAGGCTTGAGCTGATAAGGGTCTATACAAAACCCCCTAATGCAGAGCCTTCTAAAAAGCCTCTTGTTATTAAAAGGGGCGCCACTGTTCTCGATGTTGCAAAGGAGATCCACAAGGATCTATATAGGGGATTTAAATATGCTAGAATATGGGGGCCCTCTGCCAACTACCCTGGAGAGAGGGTGGGAGGGGATCATGTGCTCGAGGATGGAGATATAGTGGAGATTCATTCAACAACATAGTATTTCACCATATCTTCAAATAGCAATATTTATCGGTGTCAGAGTGAACTATGGGGCGTTCATCTAATCCCATGCTGCCCGCCTCATCATCCATAGAGATAGGTGGCTAGAAGGATTTTATCTCTTAAAGCTTTCACCTAATAGCCAGGCCTTTTAAGGCGGGGGAGGGTTTAGATCAACACCCTTTTCTATGTACTCCATAAACCATCTATATGCCTGCTCATCGTCATCAGCCTGTATAGGTGGGTGTTTGAATAGATAGGCGCTTGGCCCCGCTATAACCCCGCCATGGCCTCTATCTAGTGCAAGCTTAGCTACTCTTATCGCATCTATAAGAACAGCTGCTGCCATCGACTTATCATCTACCGAGAGCTTTGCCT encodes:
- a CDS encoding TGS domain-containing protein, translated to MVTNLPPEARAKFAKYQEARTPEEKLQALQEFLSAVPKHKGTENLVQWARKRMAELREEIEERKSRKGGGRGSIYTVERAGAAQMIMIGFTKAGKTAILARLTNARVTPSEIPYATKVPTPGMLEYQDIQFQLVEAPSIIREDPGSRWNRRSIGLLRNADGAIIVVDLSQDPVGDYRELVDMLEEEDIKIKRPKGFVVVEKSQGSPGIRIIYHGKLVDGTGEDVKRILEGYRIYRATVKIYGEATLEDVENSILGTTIYRPAIVIGNKADLDDGSRCRELREAVDREIPVICGSALTGSGFETLGRIIFDRLELIRVYTKPPNAEPSKKPLVIKRGATVLDVAKEIHKDLYRGFKYARIWGPSANYPGERVGGDHVLEDGDIVEIHSTT